ACACACTCACTTTGTGCGGGCAGGCTATCGTCCGAGGCGCGTCGTCCTCCTTGATCTTCCTCGGCTTCATTCTAGACCAACACAAGCACATCAGAGATcagttcccagcatgctctgcgtATCAGAGGACATTCAGATGACTTCCACCCGTGAGCCCAGACACTGTGCAGTGACCAATAACACACCCTCAGGTGTGAGATTCAGTCTGAGACTCACCGGACGGGACTACGAGCAAAACCAGCTCCGCTGTGACTGAAGGGGCTGAGAAATAAAACAACTAACACAGTCAACATCTGCTCAGAGCAGCACAGcgctcaacacacacactcacacacacacactcacacacacacacacagaacacgaacactcaacacacacacacacagaacacgaacactcaacacacacactcacacacggaACACAAGCAGAAGATAGTTTTACAGCAAGTTCAATGAAACTAACATGGAGTTAACATgatcccccacacacacaccacaactcacacccacacacagacacactcacacagacacacacgcacgcagAGACTGAGACAACACAGAGActgagacacacgcacacacacgcacatgcacgcacacacacacacgagcgcacacacacacgcacgcacacacacacacacacacagacagacacacacgcacacagacacacacacacacacgcacgcacacacacacaagcgcacacacaagcacacacacacacgcacacacacacaagcgcacgcacacgcacgacacacacacacacaaagcgcaCAACACACAGCGCAcgcacacgacacacacacacgcacacacacacacacacagagacagaaacacaagcgcacacacacaagcacacacacacacacacacagggtcagAAACAAACTGACATAAATATACTCATTAATTTCCATCAGATAGTTGTTGGACCATTAGGGAACATCTTAATTGCCTATGATTTTAGTGAttacacatgctttttgattacttttggtTTAATTAAACCATCAAAATGCAGACCaggcaaacaataaaaacaatcaatcaaacaaaacttaaatttaagaaataaaaaaaacttttgttaaattaaacatttaataatttgttgttaaattgtataagtttcataatttcaattaatttggcATGCTTTTTATTActaacattaaatttaaacattaaattaaaacaaaaaaaaagggttttatcaGCATTCTTAAAACATCTACTTTAACAATTTTTGCtgcaaaatacataatataatagaaataaatcgAATTAACAATGTCAACATGatctctaaatgtaaatatctattagCTATTAATAAAACCCATCCTGAATATCTCTGCTCCAAACAAACACTGATATGGAAGCATCTTCTGATCACACTGTAAATACAGTGAGTGTTGTCTTGTTCTGCAGGAAAATCCCCTTCATTCAGAGCAATCAGGACCTCATTCCCTACAGACTGAtatctgttcttgttttaatcgtGAGCTAGCTTCATTTAGTTCAGTtcctcagaaaacaagacttcatatcttcacTCTGATACGATTTATGATTTGATATCTTgccattaataaacattaatgatgtctcaagcattttacatttctttaaattccATTTGATTTCTtatggattctgtgttttatgattcaGTACATCCGCTCCAGTGGCGTCGATGCTAAAGTGCATAGCGTAGTCTTTCTGACGCGATCAACCCAAGTTCAAACCGCctttcaacaaaacattttttcctcccttttcaaatcaaaattatacatttctcttttatgacaaaaatcattaggatattaagtaaagatcatgctccatgaagatatttagtaaatttcctaccgtaaatatatcaaaacttaattattgattagtaatatgcattgctaagaacttcatttgaacaactttaaagatgattttctcaatatttagattttttttgctccctcagattccagattttcaaatagttgtatctcagacaaatattgtccacctaacaaaccatacaccaatggagaggtgatttattcagcttcagatgatctttaaatctcaattttgaaaatctgaccctcatgactggttttgtgctccaggggcATGTATGAGATTTGAAAACATCTGAAGAACTTTGTTTGATATCTGAGCCTGAAGTACACACCTCCTGGGTTTAGGGGGTAATGGGGCAGTAAAGGTGAGCGTCTCTGACCTGGCGAACTCCGCCAGCTGCTTGGGGTCCGACAGATCGATTCCCGGGATTCCACCGGGCGGGAGCTTCTTTCCCGTCATGTACTCGGAAAAATCCAGAGAGTCGTCCCCGATGATCTGCTCCTCCACCACCGTCTCGTGATCGATGTCCTTCTTGTCATCTGAAACACACACGCGTTCAAACGAgtgttaattactcaccctcatatgttccatgagggcgagtaattaatgacaggattttaatctttgggtgaactatcaccaTGTCCTCACTCAGCTGTCCACACAGCATCAATCAAATATCGCAGCCAATCAGAAGCGTGTGTGGGCGGGCTCTCTGGAAGCGCACAACATATATGCGTTTATGAtccaatttataaatattaaacactttAACATAAATGTACATACTGAGTGACTGATAGTATCTTGTTGGTCCGCAGTtttaacatgtttgttttaatttatttttaacatctgAGGTACACTATCGCGTCGCGTGTAATTAGGACACGGTGCAACGCTTTAATAGACAACAACAGTTCCAAacgctcaaataaaataaacaagcgTCACACCTTGACGGATATTTAAATCCAAAGTGGCGCGCGATCGCTTCCCGCTGAAGGCGAAATTCAAAATCCGCGTTTATAACGGTTTTTTAACGGTCGCTCTCGCCTCGCGGCCTACACGCGGCAGCCGCAGCGCTCTCGCGCCATCTCCAATCCGCCGCGCCGTCGCCATCTTTCCAGGGCCGCCATACTGGACTCGGGAACATGGCGGCGCCCACAGACAGCCCAAAACATGGCCTCCGTTCAAAACATAAACACGGTGCGAAGAGCCGCAGAGAGGACCGAGCGCGGAGCGGACAACGCCCTGCCTGCCGAGGCGCTCCGCGGGAAACCAGACTCACCCGAAGCCCACATCGTGACGGAGAACTCGCCCTCCAGAGTCTTGATCTGCACCTGCTTCTGCTCCCATTTCCTCCCGCAGGCCTCCGCCGCGCTCAGGTAGCTCTTCTTGCCCGCTTTCTTGCCCCCCGACGCCGCTCTCTTCCCCAGCCGCCCCGCGGAGCTCTTGCCCGCGACTGTCAGCAGCGTCTGCCCGATGTAGTGCTCCTCGGCGGGCACCGGGATGAGGATCCGCTCCTCAAAGCCGTCTTCCCCGCGGAGCTCCGACTCGTCTCCGCCGACCACCTCCTCGCGGGTCTGGACCAGGATCACCTCCTGGTGCTGGTGGAGCTGGCTCGGGTCGTCTGTGACCAGCGGCTGCAGCGCGATCATGGGCTGCTGCTCGTCGTCGTCTTCGTCGCCGCCGATCACCGTGGTCTCGATGGTCTCCACCTCGATCTCGTGCAGCTCCACGATCTCCGCGGGCATCTCCGAGCCGTCCGCCTCGATGTACAGCGTCTCGCCGGATGCCATGTTCGCCGAGTCCGCCTCGCTCACCTCCGCTGTCTGTGGCGTTCAACGCTCGCTCGcgacgctctctctctcacacactccgATAATACAAATAACTCTCCactccagggttgccaggtttccaCGACAAAACCCGCCCGATTGCTGCTCTAAATCTGTACAGTTCGCGTTCTGGGGGTAAAAGGCACGGTGTCTGGCGAGCTTCCCCTCGTACAATTCGTAGCGCAGGGGTTAACAGTGACGTACAACACCGAAGCTTGCGTCGAAAAACAAAAGCACGTGATCTATGACGTCATACGCAGCGCGCCTCAGCGACGGCGTTATTCATGTTTATGAGCACTAGATGGCCACAGAACAAACCGTGTAGAAAAGCTTATTATTTTGATCATactttattctaatttattaaaatacacatttattatattagtgTTTTGTTTCGTATGCAggttggttttatttttcaatttattaatattacaattattattttaaaatccaaatttcactgtttattgatttttttttactttataataattctgatttattttttttacgtttgtAGTTATTTCCTCGtgtgatatttttaaatttcCAAATTGAGAATAATTGGCACTTTACTGAAATATATCATTGTGTTATTTTGTtcttaatatattatgtaattattttattttctctgaattaaaatacacaaatatgtaaCTTCATTCATGATTTAGTTATGTTAAGTTAttctaaactgaaaatatatatcacTATTATTCTTGATGTATTAGTGTATTAtaatatgtgttgttttttatgtgttaattgtgcttaggttatttatttaataataatttaaaataaaaatattataagtattatacACTTATAATAAAATGGTTAGctgtttgaatatttaaaaataaatataattatcatCTCTAAACTGAATATAAATGTCACCAGAAACTCCTAtaattaacacattattattttatgtaattattttaaaatccagAGTTACACtgtgtattaataattaattaataatgttcaaatattaaagacttgttattaaaatgtaattatgatgATAATATGTTAGTCTGTGGGTTTTCTTCTGTAAACAGAGACGGCTGTGTTTCTGTCATCTCTGAATCGTGTGTCCCTGACCCAATCTGATTTCTGAAACACACCCTTCACACTTTATTTCACGTCATGTATatcttttattatcatttttttcaaaCCAGGAAGCACTTGGtcaaaaagaaatcataaaacaGAACAATACTTCACCATATCCTCGCAgccaataaacattttattaacaacatGATCACAAATACTCTGGTGTGTGATGTTTGTCTGTCAGATAATAACTCATACGCATCCTCAAACGCTTTTAAAAACCCTCCTTCAGTGATTTCATACATCATTATGGCAAAAAGGATAAAAACAAACTCTTAAAAAACCGAGGTAATGAGAAGTGTGCTTATGATGATCTTAAGgaacattaaaacagtaaaaatatcaaaGGGATGTGCAAtgatatcatcattattattattattattattattattattaattcctaTGTCTACCTCTAGCTACATGAAAAGACTACTacacctataataataataataataataacaataatggtgATGCATACAAAGTAAAGGACTCCAgatgtttgttctgttttcttcagTTTCTGCAGAAGACTCTGAAAAGACTGCCACTGAGATCAGGTCCAGCAGGAAGAGTGTCCGCGCTTGCTCAGGGACGTTGCAGACGTGTTAAAACGAGGACGGCGTGGGTCCGTGTGCTTTAATGCGGCCGTAACGTCCGGCTCTGGAGGCTACAGCAGGGTCTGCAGGGCTTGGGCTCTCGAGGAGACGCACACTATGTGCTGCTGATTCTGCTGAGCTCATGTCTAATGGCTGGAAATAAAGCACAACACAGTCATGAGAGTCTGAAACCACCATACAGCACAAACAACACTGAAACACGTGTGTTTACATCTATGCTTTTGGCTGACGCTTGTATCTAAAGATTTAAGACGCACGCATAACATTTCTCACGCTCCCTGGGAATCGGACCCAGGAGCTTAGCGTCGCAGTTTGAGCGACAGGAgagtaaagcagcacaacataCCATCAATGATCTCATCCTTCACCTTGTGCAGTTCACGAACCACTTCTTCCAGGATTTCCTGTCAATTAAAACACAGGAGTTATTATAGTCAACAAAACTCTAACTATAAttaacagtatataaaaaaaaacattatcaaatttaaatataatatagaataaaatatatttcagctatttgccaaggcaacattttccattttcatttagtttagattatattttataattttttttatttaaactatatatatatatgtatgtatgtgaccctggagcacagaagcagtcataagggtcagttttttaaattgagatgtatacatcatctgaagctgaataaataatctctccattgatgtgtggtttgttaggaggacagtatttgtctgagatacaactatttgaaaatctggaatctgagggagcaaaaaaaaaaaatctaaatattgagaaaatcatctttaaatttgttcaaatgaagttcttagcaatgcatattactaatcaaaaaattaagtttttgatatatttacggtaggagatttactaaatatcttcatgttaagttttgatatatttacagtaggttaagcataaaagagaaatgtataattgtgactcatacaatgtattgttgtctatttctacaaatataactgtgctactgatgactgcttctgtgctgcagggacacagatgtgTATATAAACCTTGTACTAGTATGTTTCTGATGGTCATCTTTACCTGTTTCATTCTGTCGAAGTCTAAGGGGTCTGAGTCACTGATGCTGCCCGCGGCTCgaaccctgaacacacacacaatccctgCATTAATCACATGATCGAGcgtctcactctcacacacgctcgTCAAGAGTGTTCCAGCGCTGGACAGTCAGACTATCAGTAGCttatgaaagcttgtttctgccacaggattaaaaatgcaaaagctAATCACAATTTTTCTCTCAGAACTGCCcaagcagagtgtgtgtgtttgttgtgtttctgaCCTGGACACCAGCGCGGCTCTCTCGGCTGAATTGGCTCGGTCCCACGGCTTCTTCACTGCATCTGCAGAAGGACACACAGCACACCTGAGCTTACTCCTCGTTCACCTGAGAAACACTCACTGCTCTGCTCTCATTCAGATGAACAGGTACCTGCAGCGTTCTGTCCTCGAGACGCGGGATCCTCCTGAAACACATCACAATCATTCCCAGAAAACAACAGcctttcacacaaacactgactcAAAGAAGTGCACCTAAACCCTCCTCAGAATAAATATACTTCAATTTAATgctacatttacatatttatgtgcgAATACAAtgtcctgcaattgtactttCAGTATTCTAaactgttattgtgttttttaattgtgcagaagtagtgctgaagtatATTAGATTGTGCTGAAGTGGAACTATTGcgagtatacttcaggtacactttaaatatttagcatttaaagtctgatattattcaaagatcatacaatcctcatcaaaagtgacattaaaacacatttcagaCTTAATATTAGGAaaagtgcattgtgcacaagtaataTGCCAAGTAaagttgaattataatttttatatcagtaagtctcgagtTATCGCTCAGTAAATGTtcatagatttgaactatacttagtatgaaataaatgtattactgttttaactctagaatgaaaatataagtatattactgttgtaaattacaattgtcctgtgaaataaaaaatatatattaattaaccGTTTTGATTAATCTTAAatcaattttataaaatgtaattccttgttttttattgttgtgattatttacttaggattatttttttgtaaagcactttgaattagcATTGTGTATGAGatgtggtatataaataaactaaataaaaagaatacagaTGTAGACTGGAGCAGGATTAGCTGCTAGATCTCATCAGCTCTGTACTCACGCTCGGGCTCTCTGCGTCCTTCTTCTCATCCGCTGCTTTCCGTCTGTGATCAGAAGTGTGTGTTTAATCGTCTGTATTGATTCTCAGTGTGTATTATGTGTGGTGTCTCACAGGCGGAGGCTGAACCTACTCCAGGCTAAAGTCTTCATCATAACCCATCATCAGTTTATAACTCACAAGTCTGACGaaataactcgcaattgcaagaaaaaaactgaaataaaaagtccaattactgtttttttttttttgttgttgaatggcAGAAAAAGGCttccagatatgggtgtcatgtcacTATCTATCGGCGCTGCCGGTGGTGTCTGACCTGCGAGCGAGCAGCGCGTTCATCTCCTCCATCAGGCCTCCGCTCCCGCCGCTGCTCCGGTTCGCTTCACTTTTGGCTCCGGACGCAGAGTTTTCCTCCGGCTGCAGACaaacatcaacacaaacacacgctcTGATCGTCCCACTCTCTCGGTTTTGTGTCGTTCATTAACATTATTGGCCTCTCTGGGAAGGTTTTAGTGCATTTCTCATGTGAGACGATGTGAGAAAGTGTTTTTGAAAGCAAGGAAGAGCcatcttttaaaatctgaacCTTCTGGTGATCGGTTCTTAAAAGAACtgatatttcttttttacattttaatcatctgAAGAAACTTTTTTCACTATAATGAACCCTTCGTGGTTCCATGGAGGTTTTTGTGGAGTAGAAATGACATtttcactgaacattttttattttttttttataaaatacaatctaAAGGGGATTTTTTAACGTGTTATTAAACGCGTTGAGATCATATTCAGGGCTCATCTGATTTTTTGTAGACAGTATACTTTATTAGTGTGATGTTTAGTGAGTTTGGtctgttaatatcactgtcttagtacattaagccacgttaagcgttttagaatgtccctcttagattatttcagtgtttgtatattatatgaatattttgtaataaacctACAATATATTGGTTGTACAAATGTTTCACAAATGTTCAAAACCTGACTTTGCCtgattttcaaacaggtttttgCTTCAgataatcttttgtcatgttgTGAGTGTGCTGTGATGACGATGTCGCACCCGTTGCACACGGCGCAGTTTGGCTCCGGCGATCATGGCGGCGAGACCCGTGGGGGCGTGGCTATCGTCCTGGGCGTGACCCCCGTACCCACCTACAGGCAgaggaggtgggggagggggcgGAGCTCCGGCGGAAGGGGGCGGCGGCCCGGGTGGGGGAGGGGGACAGGGACCGCCCATCGGCAGAGGAGGCGGAGCCACAATGGGAGGAGCTACAGACAGCACCGCAGGGTGACCCTGAAACGGGGAACCTGGGAAAACACACAGAAATCTCTCATTCCTGCAGCGCTTCACAGTCAGGGAGCTCTACAGAAGACCACAGTGTCATGATTCAGATCGATCAGTGTCAGTGACCTGAGTTGGACGATCGTCTCTCCCGCTCGATTTGCGCCtgcatctgctgctgctgctgtatttCCATTTGCCTGCGGAGAttaaacacacactgacatacCCATCATGCACTGCACACAGACCTCACTTACACTTACGGTCAAGAGGTTTGATGTTTCTGAaacagtctcttctgctcagcaaggctgcatttatttgatttaaaatacagtaaaaa
The sequence above is drawn from the Cyprinus carpio isolate SPL01 chromosome B20, ASM1834038v1, whole genome shotgun sequence genome and encodes:
- the LOC109108127 gene encoding transcriptional repressor protein YY1-like isoform X1 codes for the protein MASGETLYIEADGSEMPAEIVELHEIEVETIETTVIGGDEDDDEQQPMIALQPLVTDDPSQLHQHQEVILVQTREEVVGGDESELRGEDGFEERILIPVPAEEHYIGQTLLTVAGKSSAGRLGKRAASGGKKAGKKSYLSAAEACGRKWEQKQVQIKTLEGEFSVTMWASDDKKDIDHETVVEEQIIGDDSLDFSEYMTGKKLPPGGIPGIDLSDPKQLAEFARSETLTFTAPLPPKPRSPFSHSGAGFARSPVRMKPRKIKEDDAPRTIACPHKGCSKMFRDNSAMRKHLHTHGPRVHVCAECGKAFVESSKLKRHQLVHTGEKPFQCTFEGCGKRFSLDFNLRTHVRIHTGDRPYVCPFDGCNKKFAQSTNLKSHILTHAKAKNNQ
- the LOC109108127 gene encoding transcriptional repressor protein YY1-like isoform X4: MASGETLYIEADGSEMPAEIVELHEIEVETIETTVIGGDEDDDEQQPMIALQPLVTDDPSQLHQHQEVILVQTREEVVGGDESELRGEDGFEERILIPVPAEEHYIGQTLLTVAGKSSAGRLGKRAASGGKKAGKKSYLSAAEACGRKWEQKQVQIKTLEGEFSVTMWASDDKKDIDHETVVEEQIIGDDSLDFSEYMTGKKLPPGGIPGIDLSDPKQLAEFARMKPRKIKEDDAPRTIACPHKGCSKMFRDNSAMRKHLHTHGPRVHVCAECGKAFVESSKLKRHQLVHTGEKPFQCTFEGCGKRFSLDFNLRTHVRIHTGDRPYVCPFDGCNKKFAQSTNLKSHILTHAKAKNNQ
- the LOC109108127 gene encoding transcriptional repressor protein YY1-like isoform X3; this encodes MASGETLYIEADGSEMPAEIVELHEIEVETIETTVIGGDEDDDEQQPMIALQPLVTDDPSQLHQHQEVILVQTREEVVGGDESELRGEDGFEERILIPVPAEEHYIGQTLLTVAGKSSAGRLGKRAASGGKKAGKKSYLSAAEACGRKWEQKQVQIKTLEGEFSVTMWASDDKKDIDHETVVEEQIIGDDSLDFSEYMTGKKLPPGGIPGIDLSDPKQLAEFASPFSHSGAGFARSPVRMKPRKIKEDDAPRTIACPHKGCSKMFRDNSAMRKHLHTHGPRVHVCAECGKAFVESSKLKRHQLVHTGEKPFQCTFEGCGKRFSLDFNLRTHVRIHTGDRPYVCPFDGCNKKFAQSTNLKSHILTHAKAKNNQ
- the LOC109108127 gene encoding transcriptional repressor protein YY1-like isoform X2, coding for MASGETLYIEADGSEMPAEIVELHEIEVETIETTVIGGDEDDDEQQPMIALQPLVTDDPSQLHQHQEVILVQTREEVVGGDESELRGEDGFEERILIPVPAEEHYIGQTLLTVAGKSSAGRLGKRAASGGKKAGKKSYLSAAEACGRKWEQKQVQIKTLEGEFSVTMWASDDKKDIDHETVVEEQIIGDDSLDFSEYMTGKKLPPGGIPGIDLSDPKQLAEFARSETLTFTAPLPPKPRRMKPRKIKEDDAPRTIACPHKGCSKMFRDNSAMRKHLHTHGPRVHVCAECGKAFVESSKLKRHQLVHTGEKPFQCTFEGCGKRFSLDFNLRTHVRIHTGDRPYVCPFDGCNKKFAQSTNLKSHILTHAKAKNNQ
- the LOC109061675 gene encoding ena/VASP-like protein; its protein translation is MDINVPSQRFYFPQIYCEPGVPLADIKVSEQSICQARASVMVYDDTSKKWVPIKPGQQGFSRINIYHNTSSNTFRVVGVKLQDQQVVINYSIVKGLKYNQATPTFHQWRDARQVYGLNFASKEEATTFSNAMLFALNVLSSQDAGPAVQRQVQNGPSSEQQKVNRRQIESSKEQQMEIQQQQQMQAQIERERRSSNSGSPFQGHPAVLSVAPPIVAPPPLPMGGPCPPPPPGPPPPSAGAPPPPPPPLPVGGYGGHAQDDSHAPTGLAAMIAGAKLRRVQRPEENSASGAKSEANRSSGGSGGLMEEMNALLARRRKAADEKKDAESPSEDPASRGQNAADAVKKPWDRANSAERAALVSRVRAAGSISDSDPLDFDRMKQEILEEVVRELHKVKDEIIDAIRHELSRISST